DNA sequence from the Nodosilinea sp. FACHB-141 genome:
GATGAGCTGTTTTTCGTCCGTATTTACTGAGATCCAAGTTGCTTCTACAGATTTTTCGAACAACATCTTCCACCTGTGCTTCCCAACTTTTTGAGTACGAAAAGAATTGTTCTCTCAGAGCCAGAGCATTTTTTTGCTTTTGCCGATAAAACTCTTTGTCCGTTGCCAGCTTCAAGATAGCGTTCAAATAATCGTCTACGTTGTCAGGAGCAACTTCCACCGCTGCATCTCTAACTACAGATAATGCTGGGCAAACAGGAGATGTAACGATTGGTTTTCCCATGATGACGCCCTCAGCAACAACCTTGTTGAAGCCTTCAACAAAATCTTTAGTTGTTGGAACAGCGATGACATGGGACATTTCATACATCTTGCGAAGCTTGTTGCGATCGCAATGCCCATGGAGAACAAATTGCTTCTCAATGCCGGCCTCTAGAGCAGCCGCCTTAAGCTTTTCTACCTGGCTACCAGTACCGCAAATATTGAAAACGCAGTTGGGATTGGTAAGGATAAATCTTTTCGCAACCTCTAAAAGTAAGTAAATCCCTTTGCTTGATTCCACTCTGCCAGCAAACAAAACCTGAAATTTATCAGATTCAGCATCATAGTTTCGACTCTTGATGTCGTCAAGAAACTCTTTTCTATAGGCAGGAACAAACGTCCGAATGGGGCGGCTGCGACCATTGGTAATCTTGACGATCTGATCTTTAATGTCTTCAGAGACGACGCAAATTTCTACACAGCCGTACCGAAAGAACCAGCTATTCAGCTTTTGAATAATTTGCTGCACGGCGCTAGGCCGTTTGTACTTGGGCCACAAAGTACAGTGAATTGTGGGAATAATCTTAATGCCAAATAAAGGAAGAATACCTAGTAGGAACCAAAAGGTTCTATCTTCAGTAACGATTAAAATATCAGCCTTGAAGAGAATTACTGAAAAAATCAGTCTCAATCCTGACCAAAACTGACCAGCGAAGTAGGCCATGCTACTTCGGGATTGATATTTTAGAGATCTAAATTCAACTCTAAAGTCATTATCTTGAATGAGGCCTTTCTTGTCTCTTGACGAAATAAGCCAAGATTTCGCACTGAATTTTTTGGCTAATTCATAAAAATGTTGAGCGTAGGTGATTGCAAAGTGAGAAGGGTCATCTTGCCCTAAAACCCAGTGCATATACACGCTCGTAGCATCTACAGGGGCTGAAGAATATACTATCTTTAATTGTTTAGCAGAGTTCATGATTAGCAGTGGGGGCAGTTGTATTGAGGATTTTTATACCAATCGTCACACAGTTTCCTGTGTGTTATCTAAATGACATCTAAAACCACTATGGCGGCTTGCAAACGGGCGAAATTAGCATGCCGACTTTTTTGAGTGTTCTATCTATATATTTGAGTTCTTATCAAATAGGATGAGCGCTGAATTATATCGAGCTTGAAACTATTGACAGCCAAGCCCATGATATATAAAGCTGCCGAGCGAACCATACGCCTTTAGATAGGCTTTAGGCCTAGTTTTGACAGAGCTATTCCTAGCTTTGTTAAGCCAAGTTAAAGATAGTGAGTCTAGCTTGGCGATCGCGAACTAGAGCACTCCAGAAATTTTCAGTTTTTGGTTTTGCCAACGTCCTGTATTTCAACACTTCGGACGGTTCTTAATAGCTAACGATAGGATGCAAACTTTAACCTCTGCTGCCCTGGATTGGTTAAGAAAAGATTAACGGTTACAGCATTTGCTCAGAAAAGGTCAGCCTATTGGTATTTACGAATATACCCAATAGACCAGAGTGAATGCTATTCGCCCTGGTCTATTGAGGGGTTAAAAGCTAAGCTACAGAGCCGCTAAGAGGTGGTTAGACGAGCTGCCTGGCCCTCTACACTCCATTACGCTTATTACAATGCCAAAGTTTCAGGCTAGCCATTTGCCACTGTCTGTCGAATTAATTCAAACATCGCCCGTATGCCCATCGCCTCGCCGCCTTCGGGCCGACCGGGCAGACTGCGCACGTTCCAGGCCATCAGATCAAGGTGTACCCAAGGAATTTCAGGCCGGATGAACTCCTGCAAAAATAAAGCAGCGGTAATTGATCCGCCAAAGGAGCTGTTTGAGATATTGGAGAGGTCGGCCACGGAGCTGTCCATCATGCTGCGGTAGGGCTGGTGCAGGGGCAGCTGCCAGAGGGGGTCATCGACGGCTAAACCACAGGTCAGCAGCGTATTGGCTAGCTCGGGTCTGTTGCTAAAGCAGGCGGGTAGCTCAGTGCCCAGGGCAATGCGGGCTGCTCCGGTGAGGGTGGCAAAATCGACTACCAGTTGGGGGCCGGGTTCTTCGCACACGGCTTCCCACAGGGCATCGGCCAGCACCAGGCGACCTTCGGCATCGGTGTTGCCAACTTCTACCGTTAGCCCCCGACGGGAGGGCACTACATCCAGCGGGTGAAGGGCATTGTCGGCGATGCTGTTCTCAACCGCCGGAATGAGCACCCGCAGGCGCACGGGCAGATGGAGACCCATGATCATTTCGGCGAGGCCAAGGGCGTTGGCGGCACCGCCCATGTCTTTTTTCATTAGCTTCATGCCGGCGGCGGGCTTGATATCGAGGCCACCCGTGTCAAAGCAGACGCCTTTGCCTACCAGAGTCACTTTGGGGGCATCGGGGTTGCCCCAGGTAATGTCGAGCAGTCTGGGAGCTTGGGTATAGGCGCGCCCCACGGCGTGAATCATGGGGTAGTTTTGCTCAATTAGCTCATCGCCGGCCAGGGTAGTGAGGTTGGCAAGGTGGCGATCGCACAGTTTTTGAGCCGCTGCCTGAAGCTGCTCTGGCCCCATGTCGCCTGCGGGAGTGGTGATCAGATCGCGCACTAGGGTGGTGGCCGCCACGGTGGTGGTGACGTAGGCAGTGTCGGCTCCAGCCGGGGGCACAAGCTCTGCCGCCGGTGGGGGAGACTGGCGCTTGTAGGGGGTAAAGCTATAGCGACCCAGGCACCAGCCCAACCAGAGCTTGGTGGCCGTGGCGGCAGGCCACTCATCGGCGAGGGTGTAGGTGTGGGGTGGCAGGGTTTTAGCCAGGTTTCCCAGAGTCCAGGTGTCGACCGGGTCGGGTTTGCCCACCAGAACTTTAGCCAGGTTACCCTCGGGACCGGGCACTAGGCAGACAGTACTAGGGTCAGCCTTGAACCCCGTGGCCTGGGCCCAGGCTTGGCCGTCGGCGTGGTCTTTGGCGAGATCGGTCTGATTTACCAGGTAGATGGGAATCGGCGTTGACAACGTTACATCCTCCAGGGGTGGCACCCAAACCAATTAGTCTATCGAAGTTTTGGCTTGGGGGGTAAGGCTCAGCCCGCGCGGGCCTAGCCTTGGCCCAAGGCAAGTATTTAGATGGGTTTAAACTGGGTTTCTAGCTACTCGGCGCCTGGGGCGCTAGCTGCCAATAGCGGTAGCTGGCGTAGGCCATGGTGAGCACTCCAGCGGCAATCGCCGACTCATCCACTTCAAACTTGGGATGGTGTAGTGGGTAGTTGATGGCGCGATCGGTAAAGCCCACCCCCAAGCGAAACATTGTGCCTGGGGCGTGCTCTAAATACAGCGAAAAGTCTTCGGCACCCAGGGATGGCTCGTGGATAATTTGCAGATATTCGTTGCCTAGGACCTCACTGACACAGCGGGCGGTGAGCTCGGTCAGGGTGGGGTCATTGAGCACCGAGGGCACTCCACGGCGATAGTTGATCTCGTACTTGGCTCCGTAGGGCTGGCACACCCCCGCGATAATCGACTCAATCCACTGGGGCAGGTGGTTGCGGGTGTCGGGATGGAGCGATCGCACCGTGCCCAGCAGCTTCACCGTATCGGCAATTACGTTGGGGGCTCGCCCGCCCTGGATTTGGCCAATCGTCAGCACAATGGGGTGCAGTGGGTTCTGGGTGCGGCTAATGGCCTGCTGTAGGGTCGTAATCACCTGCGACGCGATCCAGATAGCGTCAATCGCCTCGTGGGGCCGTGCCCCGTGGCCCGATTCCCCCACAATAATAATTTCCAGATCATCGGCGGCGGCGGTGAGTGCCCCGTAGCGAATGCCAATAGTCCGCGCTGGCACCGTGGGGTAGGCGTGCAACCCTAAAATAGCTGCGACCCCGGCCATTACTCCGTCCTCAATCATCCAGCGGGCACCCTGGGCAGTTTCTTCAGCAGGCTGAAACAAGAACCGCGTGGTGCCCGGCAGCGGCAGGCCCAGCTGAGCCAGCACCATAGCTGTGCCCAGGCCCACTGTTGTATGTACATCGTGGCCGCAGGCATGCATCATGCCCGACTGGTTTGAAGCAAAGGGCAGGTTAACCCGTTCGGCAATGGGCAATGCATCCATATCAGCCCGGATCGCCAAAATTCTAGGGTCACCGTTGCCCGGTAGCTCAGCCACTACCCCAGTTTTGCCCACCAGCTCCTGCACCCGCAGCCCGCAGGAGGAAAGCACCCCCGCTACATAGGCTGCGGTTTTATACTCTTGTCCGCTGAGCTCAGGGTGGCTGTGCAGGTGGCGGCGAATCTCAATCAGGCGAGGTGAAATCGCCTCAACAATCGATTTAATCTGGCTCAGCATGGGTTAACACTGTCGGTAATGGCCACGTTTAGCCTAAAACAGGCCGGCTCTGATGTAACACACCGCACCAACCCGTTAGACTGGTTGCCCATTGACAGCCAATGTATCCCTAGGCGAGCCAAATTCTATTTGACAGGAGGAATAAACGGGTCGTCAGGTTGGGAACCACCCCCGCCGACCCCGCCGCCGTTACCAACGCCATTGCCCCCGCCGTTCTCGGAACCGTTGCCAACGCCATTGCCATTACCGTTTCCACCGGCGTTGTTGTTGCCAGGGTCACCGCCTACACCGACACCGACGCCGTTGTTGCCGTTGCCGCCGTTACCGTTGCCGTTGCCACCAGCGTTGTTGTTGCCGGGATCACCGCCCACACCTACACCGACACCGTTATTGCCGTTGCCAACGCCGTTGCCATTGCCATTTCCACCAGCGTTGTTGTTGCCGGGGTCACCGCCTACACCGACACCGACACCGTTATTGCCGTTGTTGCCTCTTGGATCGACACCTACACCCACACCGATGCCGCCGCCGCCAACCCCAATGCCTATGCTGCCGCCGTTATTACCGAAATCTCCCCCCCCAGCGATCGGAGGTTGATTAAGACTCGGGTCAGGTGCAGGGGTATTAACCACATCAGTCGGAAACTGAGAAGGGCTAGGAGAAACCCCAGCCGTAGCTGGAGATAGCGGCAGGTTTTGGTCAGTGATAATCTGACCATTGCTATCTATGCCAATCAAAGCTGGGTTCAGAGTGATGCTTTCAGCAAAAGGCACCTGCTCTGACAGAGCTTCTAGAGTCTCTTCGCGCACAGCCTCTAGGGCAGGCCCTAGGGGAGACTCAGCATTTGGATTGTCGAGTTCTAACCCCTCAACCAGCGGGCTGGTTTGGTAGAACGTGGGCAGGTCAAACTCAACCACCTGCACCTGATTATTTTGGATTAGGGCCATTTGGCCGCCGTAGAGGGCGTATTCGGTGGCGCTACAGTCGGCAACGCCTTCGCCGCAGCTGCTGGTGGTGATGGTCATGGGCCCGGCGGGGTTATTGGTAAGGGCCATAACCAGGGTCAGGTCGCTTTCTGGCACGTAGCGTACAACCACCGCTGAGCCCTGAATGCCCGTAACGGCACTGGGAGTTTGAATATTGGTGCGGCCCTGCCCCGGTGGGATTAGCAGCAGCACGGTGCCGTTAGTGAGTCGAAAATTGCGCGTGTTGGGCACAAACCGAAAGGTAGCTCGCTCACCAACCCGTGCCAGCGATCCATCGTTGAAGCGCAGGTCAGCCTGGGACGATGCGGCGGTGCGCAGGGCATCCCCGAGGGCTAAAAAGTCTGACATTCTCGCCGCCCGAGCCTGCCGTCCTCGAGGAATGAATTCAACTCGATTGCGTAGGGCTTCGACTTCGGCTCGGGTGAGGGTCACACTGGCTTGG
Encoded proteins:
- a CDS encoding glycosyltransferase family 4 protein, with the protein product MNSAKQLKIVYSSAPVDATSVYMHWVLGQDDPSHFAITYAQHFYELAKKFSAKSWLISSRDKKGLIQDNDFRVEFRSLKYQSRSSMAYFAGQFWSGLRLIFSVILFKADILIVTEDRTFWFLLGILPLFGIKIIPTIHCTLWPKYKRPSAVQQIIQKLNSWFFRYGCVEICVVSEDIKDQIVKITNGRSRPIRTFVPAYRKEFLDDIKSRNYDAESDKFQVLFAGRVESSKGIYLLLEVAKRFILTNPNCVFNICGTGSQVEKLKAAALEAGIEKQFVLHGHCDRNKLRKMYEMSHVIAVPTTKDFVEGFNKVVAEGVIMGKPIVTSPVCPALSVVRDAAVEVAPDNVDDYLNAILKLATDKEFYRQKQKNALALREQFFSYSKSWEAQVEDVVRKICRSNLDLSKYGRKTAHRPLLNADSKPNFVPKEKTAKALVGLDKVL
- a CDS encoding M17 family metallopeptidase, which translates into the protein MSTPIPIYLVNQTDLAKDHADGQAWAQATGFKADPSTVCLVPGPEGNLAKVLVGKPDPVDTWTLGNLAKTLPPHTYTLADEWPAATATKLWLGWCLGRYSFTPYKRQSPPPAAELVPPAGADTAYVTTTVAATTLVRDLITTPAGDMGPEQLQAAAQKLCDRHLANLTTLAGDELIEQNYPMIHAVGRAYTQAPRLLDITWGNPDAPKVTLVGKGVCFDTGGLDIKPAAGMKLMKKDMGGAANALGLAEMIMGLHLPVRLRVLIPAVENSIADNALHPLDVVPSRRGLTVEVGNTDAEGRLVLADALWEAVCEEPGPQLVVDFATLTGAARIALGTELPACFSNRPELANTLLTCGLAVDDPLWQLPLHQPYRSMMDSSVADLSNISNSSFGGSITAALFLQEFIRPEIPWVHLDLMAWNVRSLPGRPEGGEAMGIRAMFELIRQTVANG
- a CDS encoding M20 family metallopeptidase, whose translation is MLSQIKSIVEAISPRLIEIRRHLHSHPELSGQEYKTAAYVAGVLSSCGLRVQELVGKTGVVAELPGNGDPRILAIRADMDALPIAERVNLPFASNQSGMMHACGHDVHTTVGLGTAMVLAQLGLPLPGTTRFLFQPAEETAQGARWMIEDGVMAGVAAILGLHAYPTVPARTIGIRYGALTAAADDLEIIIVGESGHGARPHEAIDAIWIASQVITTLQQAISRTQNPLHPIVLTIGQIQGGRAPNVIADTVKLLGTVRSLHPDTRNHLPQWIESIIAGVCQPYGAKYEINYRRGVPSVLNDPTLTELTARCVSEVLGNEYLQIIHEPSLGAEDFSLYLEHAPGTMFRLGVGFTDRAINYPLHHPKFEVDESAIAAGVLTMAYASYRYWQLAPQAPSS
- a CDS encoding FecR family protein gives rise to the protein MLNVGKFYRRSHRRLATQITGLASLVAIVLAGLPAQASVTLTRAEVEALRNRVEFIPRGRQARAARMSDFLALGDALRTAASSQADLRFNDGSLARVGERATFRFVPNTRNFRLTNGTVLLLIPPGQGRTNIQTPSAVTGIQGSAVVVRYVPESDLTLVMALTNNPAGPMTITTSSCGEGVADCSATEYALYGGQMALIQNNQVQVVEFDLPTFYQTSPLVEGLELDNPNAESPLGPALEAVREETLEALSEQVPFAESITLNPALIGIDSNGQIITDQNLPLSPATAGVSPSPSQFPTDVVNTPAPDPSLNQPPIAGGGDFGNNGGSIGIGVGGGGIGVGVGVDPRGNNGNNGVGVGVGGDPGNNNAGGNGNGNGVGNGNNGVGVGVGGDPGNNNAGGNGNGNGGNGNNGVGVGVGGDPGNNNAGGNGNGNGVGNGSENGGGNGVGNGGGVGGGGSQPDDPFIPPVK